In one Pseudomonas sp. Bout1 genomic region, the following are encoded:
- the cyoB gene encoding cytochrome o ubiquinol oxidase subunit I — MFGKLSWDAVPFHEPIVMVTIAMIALGGLALFAGITYFKKWTYLWTEWLTSVDHKKIGVMYVIVAMVMLLRGFADAIMMRTQLAMATEGSPGYLPPEHYDQIFTAHGVIMIIFMAMPFFTGLMNLALPLQIGARDVAFPFLNSLSFWLLVSGVVLINLSLGVGEFAKTGWVAYPPLSGLAYSPGVGVDYYIWALQLSGLGTTLTGVNFLATVLKMRAPGMKLMDMPIFTWTCTWANVLIVASFPILAATMALLSLDRYLDFHIFTNELGGNPMMYVNLFWAWGHPEVYILILPAFGIFSEVISTFSGKRLFGHHSMIYASGAISVLGFMVWLHHFFTMGSGASVNAFFGLATMLISIPTGVKLFNWLFTIYHGRLRITSQVLWTLGFMVTFAIGGMTGVLLAIPGADFVLHNSLFVIAHFHNVIIGGAVFGYIAGFSFYFPKAFGFKLHEGWGKAAFWFWISGFFVAFMPLYALGFMGMTRRLNATTNPEWVPYLYVAMFGAVMIAVGIACQLIQLYVSVRDRKQNMCESGDPWNAHTLEWSTSSPPPFYNFAVLPKADSIDPFTEAKEDGTAYQKPTHYEPIHMPNNTATGVVMGALLTVFGFAMIWHIWWLAIVSLVGTIGYFIVHAARDDQGYMVPVDVIERIEAEQHARLVAEKKIPANRVETSLEQA; from the coding sequence ATGTTTGGTAAATTAAGTTGGGATGCGGTCCCGTTCCACGAGCCGATCGTGATGGTGACCATCGCCATGATCGCGCTGGGTGGTCTGGCACTGTTTGCAGGTATCACTTACTTCAAGAAGTGGACCTACCTGTGGACCGAGTGGCTGACTTCGGTCGACCACAAGAAAATCGGCGTCATGTACGTCATCGTTGCCATGGTCATGCTGCTGCGTGGTTTTGCCGACGCCATCATGATGCGTACCCAGTTGGCCATGGCCACCGAGGGTTCGCCGGGCTACCTGCCGCCTGAACACTATGACCAGATCTTCACCGCCCACGGTGTGATCATGATCATCTTCATGGCGATGCCTTTCTTCACCGGCCTGATGAACCTTGCCTTGCCGCTGCAGATCGGTGCGCGTGACGTTGCGTTCCCGTTCCTGAACTCCTTGAGCTTCTGGCTGCTGGTGTCCGGCGTGGTACTGATCAACCTGTCCCTGGGCGTCGGCGAATTCGCCAAGACCGGTTGGGTTGCGTATCCGCCGCTGTCGGGCCTGGCCTACAGCCCTGGCGTGGGTGTGGACTACTACATCTGGGCGCTACAGTTATCAGGACTCGGGACGACACTGACGGGGGTCAACTTCCTGGCCACCGTCTTGAAAATGCGCGCCCCGGGCATGAAGCTGATGGACATGCCGATCTTCACCTGGACCTGCACCTGGGCCAACGTACTGATCGTCGCTTCGTTCCCGATCCTGGCTGCAACCATGGCGTTGCTGTCGCTTGACCGTTACCTGGATTTCCACATTTTCACCAATGAACTTGGTGGCAATCCAATGATGTACGTGAACCTGTTCTGGGCATGGGGTCACCCTGAGGTGTACATCCTGATCCTGCCAGCGTTCGGTATCTTCTCTGAAGTGATCTCGACCTTCTCGGGCAAGCGCCTGTTCGGTCACCACTCGATGATCTACGCCTCGGGCGCGATCTCGGTGCTGGGCTTCATGGTTTGGCTGCACCACTTCTTCACCATGGGTTCGGGGGCCAGCGTCAACGCGTTCTTCGGACTGGCGACGATGCTGATTTCTATCCCGACGGGGGTGAAGCTATTTAACTGGCTATTCACCATCTATCACGGTCGTCTGCGTATCACCAGCCAGGTTCTCTGGACCCTGGGCTTCATGGTGACCTTCGCAATCGGCGGCATGACCGGCGTACTGCTGGCCATCCCGGGTGCTGACTTCGTACTGCACAACAGCCTGTTCGTAATTGCTCACTTCCATAACGTGATCATCGGCGGCGCAGTATTCGGCTACATCGCAGGCTTCAGCTTCTACTTCCCGAAAGCGTTCGGCTTCAAGCTGCACGAAGGCTGGGGCAAGGCTGCATTCTGGTTCTGGATCTCGGGCTTCTTCGTCGCGTTCATGCCGCTCTACGCTTTGGGCTTCATGGGCATGACCCGTCGTCTGAACGCCACCACCAACCCTGAGTGGGTACCGTACCTGTACGTTGCCATGTTCGGTGCGGTGATGATCGCGGTCGGTATCGCCTGCCAGTTGATTCAGCTGTATGTCAGCGTGCGTGATCGCAAGCAGAACATGTGCGAATCCGGCGACCCATGGAATGCTCACACCCTGGAATGGTCGACCTCCTCGCCACCGCCGTTCTACAACTTTGCCGTACTGCCTAAGGCTGACAGCATCGATCCGTTCACCGAAGCCAAGGAAGACGGTACTGCGTACCAGAAGCCAACGCATTACGAGCCGATCCACATGCCTAACAACACCGCTACCGGCGTTGTGATGGGCGCGCTGTTGACCGTGTTCGGTTTCGCGATGATCTGGCACATCTGGTGGCTGGCCATCGTCAGCCTGGTGGGCACCATCGGCTACTTCATCGTTCACGCTGCCCGTGATGACCAAGGCTACATGGTGCCGGTCGACGTGATCGAACGCATCGAAGCCGAGCAACACGCTCGCCTGGTTGCCGAGAAGAAGATCCCGGCCAACCGTGTTGAAACCTCGTTGGAACAGGCTTAA
- the cyoA gene encoding ubiquinol oxidase subunit II has translation MSKNRYPRLLGFLPLLGMLLMLGGCKWTLLDPKGQVGLDQRNLIITATLLMLLVVVPVIIMTFAFAWKYRASNTSATYAPKWSHSTKIEIAVWLVPILIIIALGYITYKSTHELDPYRPLDSDVKPINIEVVALDWKWLFIYPDLGIATVNQIRFPENTPLNFRITSDAVMNSFFIPALGGQIYAMAGMQTRLHLIANEKAEMEGISANYSGAGFTGMKFKAISTSQEDFNAWVAEVKAAPKQLDQAEYEALAKPSQNNPVALYSTYEPDLFQKIVDKYEGMKPGKPIEHEKKEVAAVEGSDTGSHSTAGAEE, from the coding sequence ATGAGTAAAAACAGGTACCCCCGATTACTAGGCTTTTTGCCGCTGCTCGGCATGCTCTTAATGCTGGGAGGCTGCAAGTGGACCTTGCTCGACCCTAAAGGTCAGGTCGGTCTGGATCAACGAAACCTGATCATCACCGCCACCCTGCTGATGCTGTTGGTCGTGGTGCCCGTGATCATCATGACGTTCGCATTCGCCTGGAAATACCGTGCGTCGAACACCAGCGCAACCTATGCGCCGAAGTGGTCGCACTCCACCAAGATCGAAATCGCGGTGTGGCTGGTGCCGATCCTCATCATCATCGCCCTGGGTTACATCACCTATAAGTCGACCCATGAGCTGGACCCGTACCGTCCGCTGGACTCCGACGTCAAGCCGATCAACATCGAAGTGGTCGCGCTGGACTGGAAGTGGCTGTTCATCTACCCGGACCTGGGTATCGCCACTGTGAACCAGATCCGGTTCCCGGAGAACACCCCGCTTAACTTCCGAATCACCTCCGATGCCGTGATGAACTCGTTCTTCATCCCTGCACTGGGCGGCCAGATCTACGCGATGGCAGGCATGCAGACTCGCCTGCACCTGATCGCAAACGAGAAAGCTGAAATGGAAGGCATCTCCGCCAACTACAGCGGTGCTGGCTTCACCGGCATGAAATTCAAAGCGATCTCGACAAGCCAGGAAGATTTCAACGCCTGGGTAGCCGAAGTCAAGGCCGCACCTAAACAGCTTGATCAAGCTGAATACGAAGCCCTTGCCAAACCGAGCCAAAACAACCCAGTCGCCCTGTACTCCACGTACGAGCCGGACCTGTTTCAGAAAATCGTCGACAAGTACGAAGGTATGAAACCAGGCAAGCCGATCGAGCACGAGAAGAAAGAAGTGGCCGCGGTTGAAGGTTCTGACACGGGCTCGCATTCAACTGCTGGGGCAGAGGAGTAA
- a CDS encoding disulfide bond formation protein B yields the protein MIDELRLGRERRFLVLLGIICLALIGGALYMQVVLGEAPCPLCILQRYALLLIAIFAFVGAAMRTPRSVTLFEVLVTLSALGGVAAAGYHVYIQYFPKVSCGIDVLQPIVDGLPLASVFPLGFQVDGFCETPYPPVLGLSLAQWALVAFVLTVILVPLGIYRNRQSKA from the coding sequence ATGATCGACGAATTGCGTTTGGGCAGGGAGCGACGCTTTCTGGTACTGCTGGGCATTATCTGCCTGGCGCTGATCGGCGGGGCGCTGTACATGCAGGTGGTATTGGGCGAGGCGCCATGCCCGCTGTGCATCCTGCAACGTTATGCCTTGCTGCTGATCGCGATCTTCGCCTTCGTCGGTGCCGCCATGCGCACCCCTCGCAGCGTCACGCTGTTTGAAGTGCTGGTGACACTCAGCGCCCTCGGTGGCGTCGCCGCCGCCGGCTATCACGTGTACATCCAGTACTTTCCGAAGGTCAGCTGTGGCATCGATGTGCTGCAACCGATTGTCGATGGCTTGCCGCTGGCCTCGGTGTTTCCCCTCGGTTTCCAGGTCGACGGCTTCTGTGAGACGCCTTACCCGCCCGTGCTCGGCTTGTCCCTGGCCCAATGGGCGCTGGTGGCCTTTGTACTGACGGTGATCCTGGTACCGCTGGGCATTTACCGTAATCGCCAGAGCAAAGCCTAA